Proteins encoded within one genomic window of Pieris rapae chromosome 1, ilPieRapa1.1, whole genome shotgun sequence:
- the LOC123689384 gene encoding uncharacterized protein LOC123689384 — protein MVNLKPESSDGFANTRRNHRNFGYRFGRDREEKKQVPNGLLQLDALAQRSVMLMEKHGSTSSNNYHVAMDLLRLQYNLNFIVLCEQCNGPHAVDEILAPER, from the exons ATGGTGAATTTAAAACCGGAAAGTTCTGATGGTTTTGCTAACACACGTCGCAATCACCGCAATTTTGGTTATAGATTTGGTAGGGATcgtgaagaaaaaaaacaagtacCCAATGGTCTGTTACAATTAGATGCCTTGGCACAGAGGTCAGTGATGTTAATGGAAAAACACGGATCGACTTCGAGCAACAATTACCATGTCGCGATGGATCTTTTGCGATTGCAATACAATCTG AACTTTATCGTTCTCTGTGAACAGTGCAACGGACCGCACGCAGTTGACGAGATATTAGCTCCAGAACGTTAA
- the LOC110994798 gene encoding uncharacterized protein LOC110994798: MFSLAVGLLAIQCIPQISYSLKFNADLDRILKILQKQKNIETINQSDVDLHTHNDHVHNKHHKHLFYDDRGNSISTDTSENTNPGLNKIHNLLLKKQSKPHETDSKNLQDYSKVYLVLDPQAKINAADVNRIGEIVSSLISSQGKLETKPPPKKMARYKGFVLMDDFLARRRNRDTNEKFSKDSIERDYKPKRARNDYASGGRTAIPYIGHRGDIYEKE; encoded by the exons ATGTTTAGCTTAGCAGTAGGATTACTTG CAATACAATGTATCCCACAAATATCCTACAGTCTGAAGTTTAATGCCGATTTAGATCGCATACTTAAAATcctacaaaaacaaaagaatattgAAACTATCAACCAAAGTGACGTAGATTTACATACCCACAATGATCACGTACATAATAAACACCACAAACATTTATTCTATGATGATAGAGGAAATTCTATCTCCACCGATACTAGTGAAAATACAAATCCAggactaaataaaatacataatttacttCTCAAAAAACAAAGTAAGCCACACGAAACAGATTCTAAAAATCTTCAAGACTATTCAAAAGTATATTTGGTACTGGACCCGCAAGCTAAAATAAACGCAGCAGACGTGAATCGGATTGGTGAAAT AGTTTCATCTTTAATATCAAGTCAAGGTAAGCTAGAAACAAAGCCTCCACCGAAAAAGATGGCTCGTTACAaaggttttgttttaatggATGACTTTCTTGCAAGAAGAAGGAACAGGGATACAAATGAAA aattttcaaAGGATTCCATTGAACGTGATTACAAGCCGAAAAGGGCGAGAAATGATTACGCTAGTGGTGGGAGAACGGCTATACCATATATAGGTCATCGTGGTGACATCTATGAAAAGGAGTGA
- the LOC110994871 gene encoding uncharacterized protein LOC110994871, protein MAGPIRHLSTYHHESTPSAASLINEINVQLALFRDLLIHIGQPHDSPELRERVRRLRRTCVEATKQTSQLVLPTCKKSSGEIYAEQPQLVLLYFMSNLLLRELAKCHRLVQLVPMDMSSYYENRAGPSNFGNVISQILLCKQITPDFNQEELCSIAKDTQEITRIVSDIQEFLPQHETLSHLESNIALKGDEVNGLWRNKRRGSLYKGMGVLCCMSRPNYL, encoded by the exons ATGGCGGGGCCAATTCGACATCTGTCTACCTACCATCACGAGTCCACTCCTTCTGCGGCTTCG ttgatAAACGAGATAAACGTGCAGCTAGCGTTGTTTCGGGACCTCCTCATCCATATTGGTCAGCCTCACGATAGCCCAGAACTACGTGAAAGGGTGAGGCGACTCCGGCGTACTTGTGTTGAAGCGACCAAGCAAACCAGCCAACTCGTGCTACCTACCTGTAAAAA gtcTAGTGGAGAAATCTATGCTGAACAGCCTCAATTGGTGCTATTATACTTTATGTCGAACCTTCTTTTGCGGGAACTTGCCAAGTGTCACAGACTAGTTCAGCTCGTGCCCATGGACATGTCGTCATATTAcg AAAATCGTGCTGGACCATCTAACTTTGGTAACGTCATCAGTCAGATTCTGTTGTGTAAGCAAATAACGCCTGACTTCAATCAAGAGGAGCTATGCAGTATTGCCAAGGACACGCAGGAAATTACGAGAATAGTCTCCGATATACAGGAATTCCTCCCACAACACGAGACGCTTAGtcatttag AGAGCAACATTGCCCTCAAAGGGGACGAAGTTAACGGCCTATGGAGGAATAAGCGAAGAGGTTCTCTTTACAAAGGCATGGGAGTGCTCTGTTGTATGTCCCGACCCAACTACCTCTGA